GAGTGGTGCTCCCAGGGGTGTGCAGTTCCCACAGAGTAATTGGTCCAGAAACAAAAGCcatcataaatattaaaagaaattctgCGTTTGGGAGCGGAGGAAACAGTGGTTTTGTTCTTATTCAGGATTCATGCCAGTGTGAGCTTTCGTGCTTCTCTAATCTTGATTGCTGACAGTGTGTGAATCCTCAGGAAGGGGAAAAGGCCCAGCCATGTCCAATTACACCCCAAATCTCCTGAGTTCAGTCTAGTTCCTTCCAGAACTTGATAGAAGATTGAGCAAAGTTGGACTTAGCAACCCGTAGATTTGGATTCATATGCTGGATCTGCgagtctcagctgtgtgaccctgggcatgCCACTTTATCCCTCTGAGCTTCAGTCTTCTTATCAGCCAAATGGCATAGGAGTTGTTTAAAAGGTGAAATGAGATACCTAAGAAGAATGTCTTAGGAACAGGAGAACGAGAAGAGATGCGGAGATAAAGAAAAACTCAAGTATCTTGAGTGCCTACTAGAGGcgcaataaatgtgtgtgtgtgtgtgtgtgtgttagagtaGATTGTGGCTGCCATTTATTAAAGAGGAAGTAGAGGCTGTGGGTGACTAACTGACACTTCATAATCAAATATTCCCCAAAGCGTAGAATCTTAAGAGTGTCTGTTACATGAAAAAGGCCCAGTAGAAGAAACTCAACAAATGGCCGCTGTCCGATGGCAGCCATCATAACACATGGTGGGTGTATCGTAACACAGAGGGTCATGGGTGAAGCATGTTGATCCTACCTCCGGGGCCCCTCACCCATactgcccccccccccatcaACAGGACAGCCAAGAGCACAAGATCATCCTCTATGAAAACCCCAACTTCACGGGAAAGAAGATGGAAATCATTGACGATGATGTGCCCAGTTTCCACGCCCACGGCTACCAGGAGAAGGTGTCATCTGTGCGGGTGCAGAGTGGCACGTGAGTGCATGTGCTGCCCTGGCCATCCCTTCCTGAGAAAGTGGACTCTGGGGTCCCAGGTCCTCCTCTGTTCTCGACTCCTGGGTGATCTCACACACATCACTGTGCTCTCCCAACCTCAGTCTTCCCTTAGGAAAGTGGGTGGAAATCACCAGCCCATATATGGCTTGCAGGCCCCAAAGTTCCATCCAGGGCTGCATTTAGGGCAGTGGCCTGTTCCTGGAGTAGGGAAACCTCGGCCTTAACCTCAGACCCAGTGAGTGAGCAGGACACATATGTCCTATGTCACGGGGGCAGAAAGGTGGGAATAGTCTTTAACAGAAGTGTGAGAAGCAGGAGCACAAGGTCCATTCCATGCTGCCTTTGACTCCATGAGCTCCTGAGTTTGGAAATAAGAGTTGTCATTTTTCACTGAATCCAACTCCGTAGGCTCATAGACTTTGGCCATCAGAATTGAGGGATTTCTCAATGTGAAATTTGGATTCCATGGAGATCCATTGATGAGCTCTGGCCCACTTTTGAATCCTCTGAACTTTTTGTGGTTTGATTAATCATTGGAAGTTTTCAAGCAGCCACAGTGGgggtatttacaccacagaaattggcaaacactATAATAGTGTTTCCCCAAGAAAGCCACGTTAGCAACACATactcctttcttagggtttctcAGGCTCCTAAAATTGTGTGCCAAGTTCTGTGTTCAGATTCctctttattcactcatcaatccttttattgatttaatttgtCAAGTACTGCCATGAGCCAGGCACTGTTAGGTGCTCAGTATGTAAAGGAAGTTTAAAGGGATCTGCCTTGTGTAGTCCACAGTCTAGAGGGAACTAccgttaataatttaaaaatccacACAAATCTAAGTTACTTCCTTGAGGAAGAGACCCTTGAGCTGAAATCTCAAGGAAGAGTAGAAATTGCAGGAGCAAAGGGGACAAGGAAGAGCATCCGAGGCAGAGAGAGCAGCCTGTGCAAAGGCTCTGTGGTGGGAGGAGCATGGTGAGCCTGAGGCTGCAGTGCAGAGATGCAGGTCACAGGAGCTGGGTGTGTCCCCAGAGACTGACTAGGCAGGTCCTTGCAGGCCAGGGCTACATGATATTTCCCGGGGAAAAGATTATAATTTTCTTCTGATGCTCAAGGGGGTTAGTGATTAGTAAATACTTCAAACAGTGAGGGGGATCACAGAAGGCTTTTGGAACTTCCCCAGCACTCCTTTGACTGTGCAGCTGGGCTGGGTGGTGGGATGGGTGTGGACAGAGGTGGTTAAGAGATTTGTCTTACTTGAAGATTCAGTGAGCTTAAGACCACTCCTTGCTCTGATCCTCCCGCCAGGCCTTAGTCAAAATCTGCCTCAGGAGACAGTGAGGTCCCCatcaagagaaggaagaaagtagaGGCTCAATTATTAGAAGGGTGGGGTGGAAGGAGGTGTCCAGCTCAGCCCCCCAGGAAGCATGCAAAGGTTGAGGGGCTTCACCCCTTTCCCCAGTGGCTTAGGGGTGCTCCCTCTGTCTAttcccccttctctctgtctccctgtttcccctctcccacctctggCCTGCAGATGGGTTGGCTACCAGTACCCCGGCTACCGCGGGCTGCAGTACCTGCTGGAGAAGGGAGATTACAAGGACAGCAGCGACTTtggagccccccacccccaggtgcaGTCTGTGCGCCGCATCCGTGACATGCAGTGGCACCAACGAGGCGCCTTCCACCCCTCCAACTAGTGTCCCCCTgctgcccctcctccccaggaGCCAGGTCTGCTGCCTAGGACCCCTCCAGACCTCACGCGAGTGAATAAAGTGTGACTTGCAATGTGTCTGCTGCAGGTCTTTTATTCCCAGTTAGTGAGCTggggtgtgtgcatgcatgtgtgttagtgaaagagagagagagaatctgcaAGTGTGTGATGGCCCAGGGACAGGGCAACAAGGCGCTCATTGAATCTTATTAGTCTGCAgctacttgctgtgtgaccttggacacgtTGTCCAACCTCTCTAGCCTGTTTCTTCACCTAACttacaactcctgagctcctcaAGTGGCTGACTTGACTGAGCTCCCGGGTTCCATCTCACATGTTTGCCGAGCACAGTCACTCTCAGGGGTGCCCCAGTCCTTACAAACCTAACTTGTGCTTGTCACTCCCATAGTACTGCATTACCCCTTTGAGtctgggaggttttttttttttaatatatcacaTGAGCCAGGAACCCTGAAGCCCCCAGCCCATGCCAGGAAGAGGTCATAATTACATGTCTGTGCATTTCTGTGTTCCTTGATCCCTTCATCATTAAATTAACTATTAATAATTTAAGAATCCACACCCATCTAAGATACTTCCTTGAGGATGAACATCTTGAACTGAGAATCTTGAGTGTAGCCAGGCTCAGGAGGACGTGGTCATTTGGGATGGAGGTTGGGTTCTTGAATCTGGCAGGCCTGCTTTCAGATGGGTGTCCCGGGGCACTGGTCAGGAAGAGGGCCTCCGGCAAGTCATTTTACTTCTCAGAGCCTGGCCATTTCTACTTGGAGAAATGGGAGCAAGATAGTGCCCCCCCCATAGGGCTACGGTGAGGGGGAAATAGGATAAACCAGACGTTCTCTTTTTTAGACTTATCTTTAGTTGGTTATATGTAGTGTAAACGTCTGCTTCCAGGGAGTAGCTTCTTTTCACTCTGTTTTTGGTGTCTTTAATtgcagttttaaattttaatgtagtcAAGCAACAACCTTTTCCTTTATGGGTAGTGCCTTCCATGTCTTTAAGAAATTTCTTCTAAGACTAGGTAAAAAAAGTATTccccagtgtttttttttccctaaacatatatatatatatttttttgagacggattctcactatgtcaccctcggtagagtactgtgccatcacagctcacagcaacctcgaactcttaagcaattctcttgcctcagtctcccaaatagctgggactacaggcgcccgccacaatgcccagctattttttttgttgctgcagttgcagACCCAGGCCAAGTTCGGacacacctgcctcagtgtatgtggctggtgccctaactactgtgctatgggtgcggAGCCTTCcctaaacattttaaacttttgctcttcacattGAAGTTCCTAACCTTTTGGGAGctgatttttgtgtatagtgTGCAGTAGGGAtccaatttctatttttcttttttccattttggacAGTTGTTGTCCTAGAAAAAAATTCCTGAGAAGTCCATTTCCCCCATGGTGGTGGAATGTCATCTTTCATTTATTACATTTCCACACAGACACAGAGTCTATTTTGGGAATTTGCGGGATCTCTTCTGTTGCTGTGGTCTTTTTGTGTATACCCTTACCACGCCATGTTTGTGTCTATTGCTCTGTAATAAGTCTTGCAGTCCCTTAAATCATTCTTCTTCTTCAGGAATGTTTCATCTATTCTTGCCCCTTTTATCCCTCAATTTAGAGAAATCCCTTCAAATTTGGAAAAATGGAAAACCTTGTTGAAAGAGCTAAAGGGGTTGAAACGATTTTCATGAAGGTGAGCACTAATAGGCACTCAACAAATGTCATTATCTTACacttcttcattcattcttcatcCAACACTTAAGTGCCTGTGTGACTCCTGCAATCCAAAGAGAGAGACTCCCTATTCCCAGGGATCTCCACCTCTGGGGGTAACAGCTTGAGAATAGAGCCATGGTAATTATTATGGGTTAgattcaaattcatatgttgaagttctaacccccagtaccttggaaggtgaccttatttagaaattgGGTCATTGCAGAGGGAATGGGTTAAATTAAGATGAGATCATGCTGGAATAGGATGTGCCCCTCATCCAATATGATCTGTGCCCTTATGGAAAGGGGCAAttggacacacagacacatggagGACGCCATAAGAAGAAGAAGATCACAGTGATGCTTCTGCAAGCTAAGGAATGCCAAAGATGGCTAGCAACCCACCAAAAGCTAAGAGAGAAGGCatggaacagattctccctcCAAGCCCTCAGAGGGCGCTAATGCTACCCACACCTTGACTTTGAACTTCTAGCCCAGaattgtgagacaataaatttctattgcatAAGCCACTTGCTTTGTGGTCCTTTATATCAGctgccctagcaaactaatatgcTGATAGTGAGAGGAAGGTGCCAGGGACACGAAGGAAAGGAAGGGCTTAGCCAAGGTAGGCTTCCCAAAGAAGTAGGTTTTTTCAAGTAGAGTTGGCATTTCCCCAGCGAAACCTGGGGAACACAACAATCTTGCCAAATGGAACAGAGTACGTAAGCAAGAAAGCATGGAATCTTCTAGTGTTCAAGGTGTGGTGGGGAATTTAGGACACAGAAACTTTGGATGGTTGGCAAGGTCCTGAGAGACTGGGGAAGAATAATGATGTATATGTGTGACAGGTGGCGCCAAGAGGGGAGTCTGGTTATCTACTACTATTAACAACCTACCCAAACGAGCAGTAAATCATAAACAATCTTTTATTTTGCTCACAAATCTGTAATCTGGGCAGAACCAGTGGAGACAGTTCAGTTTTGCTCCAGGCAGCCATTGAGGGTGGCTCAGAGGCTGGGGGTGAGTTATACAGCTGGACGTTGATGCTGGCTGTTGACTGCGGCCTCAGCTGAGGTTGTTAAGTTGGTTACTTGCACATGGATGCTCCATGTGGCTGTTAGGTTTCCTCAGAGCCTGGTGACAGGATTCTAACAGTGTCCCAGAAGAAAGATGGGAGCTTTGTATAGGCATTTTTATGGCCCCACCTTGGAAATCACACAGCACCACTTCCTTGCTCTGTTCAAAGAGATAGTGGTCACATAGCCGTGCCCAGATTCAAACAGAGGAGACAGAGGCTTCCACCAGTTAATGGTGGAGGGGGGGGAGGTAAACATATAGGGTGAGATGTTATGGTGGCTATTTTCATAGAACACCATCTGCcatggagggaggggagacacCAGGGATGGGTGTCCATGAGGCAGGATTTGATGGCTTCTACAAGTCACTGTCACTTACCCTGAGTCTctgattcattctctctctctctccccgtctcttccaacttgtctttatttctgttgATATGTTTCTCTCTCcaccttcctgtctctctctgccgccctctttcctctctgtctctctcatctcACCCTTGGTGTCTTTTGCCATCTCTCCGTCTCTCCTTGTCTGTctctttgtcttgttttctgtttctttctcccctctccctccctttcttgcTCTGCCCAATTCAcccaccttccctccccctttcctcttcctcacctccctcGTCCTCCCTTCCCCTGGTCATCTCCTGCTCTGTCCACATCACTCTCCACCCTCCCTTGCCTGCCGTCTCCCTAAGACCCAGCCAAcccctccttcccaccctcaAAGAGTCACTTCCCTTTTTAACCACCAGGTGTCAGCAAAGCGCCATCCTCAGAGCTGCCGGCACGCCGGCCAGCGCTGCTTGCCATCTTGATTGGAGGCGAGTGCCATCAGTCACAGCGGGCAGCCCAGCTGGGCGGGGCCTCAGGGCCTCGCCTCCCGCTGCCAGGACGTCGGGGATCAAGGGAGATTCCCCGTTGCGCTGCTGACAGGGTAGGGCCGGCCTCTAGGGTCCCATTTCTTTCAGCAGCTTTCCTTTCCAAAGCCTgttgggaggggaaggaaaaaacagaaagtcAGACAAATCTAGCAATGATACTTTGACTTAGGAAGGTGCTTCCAAGATTCCAAAGCACTTTGCCACCCACTATATCACTGGAAACCAAGTAGCAAAGCCCCAGCTCTGCCGCTCAACCACTGAGACTTAGAATAATTGCTCTGTGCTTCCGTTTTTCCCCAAAATGGGGTCAATAGGGTTACAGTAAAGAGTCAATGAGGTGATGTCCGTGAAGTCTTTCGGGCAGAGCCAGGTGCTCAGTGGGACCCTCAGTAAAAGAGCACAGAAGTGAAGGGAGGTGGggcagtcagggaaggcttcctggaggaggcgtCTTGGATTTCACCGGAGGAGTTGGATGTTGCCAGCTGCAGCAGAGTGGGAGCATTTGTGGGgaggtattcattcattcatgcccgtcaaaagacaaaatgacaACAAATCTAGTTTTAAAGATCTGAATCAGCTTTTCTTTGTGATTCTAGAATAGGGCAACACCTCTTTCTATTCCCATGAGCTGAGCAGAGGACGTTGGCTTTACAGTGAAGGAAACTTTGACAGGGAACACAAATGGCTTGGTGGTTTCCAAGTTACTTTGTTTGGAAAGGTTAAAGTAGAGGGAATTTTCTCCTCATGGTGGCTGAAACTGGCCTGTTTAGGAATTTGGCTATTCTCTCGCTCTTCTGATTTCTTGGAGGCTCAGTAAACAACTTGGTTGTGGCTCACTGATGTGGCCCATCAGCATGGGTGACTCCAATGGCCATGCATGAACTTCATCAGACACTTTTATCTTCTTCCTCCTGCCTGCTGTCTTCCCACTCCCCGGCTTcccatttccttttgtttgtagtCCTCTGACTTCTCCCTCTCTGCCCAGCTTCTCTTCATCTTCCACTTTGTTTTCTGgttccccctccttctctccctcctctccatccctTCCAGGGTGGGCACAATCTTAGATGACAACTCACCCTGGCCCCAGTTCTACTTTAGCAGCCTGacttggggggaggaggaagatgagaggAGAGGCAGGTGAGCTCATTAACCTGAACAGACTACTGCTTTCAAGCAGGCCTGAAGAGGGCCCAGCAGACTGTGTGTGTCTTGGGTTTCAGGGAGACTGGTTCTCTTGGGGGAGCCAGACTCAGCCTAGCCCAGGGACTGGAAGGAAGCCACAGGGCAGTCCCAAGAGAGGCAGTGAGCACAAGGAGAACGCTTAGCCCCCGGAGTCAGACACTGCTAGCTTCCAACCCCAGATAGCCCCTCGCTTACCACGTGGATGATGAGCAAATGACCTTGCttttctgagactcagtttccttatctgagcAAGGGACATACAGGTGTTTTTATCTCACAAGGGTACTGATAATTCACACGCACAGCTAGACACCAACTTGACACtgggtaggtgctcaataaatgttagtctCTTTGTCCTTTTGCTCTTTATACATTCACGGTATAGTGCCTGGGGACTGTCTCACTTGCTGCCAACTGCTCAAAGTACCTGAGATATAAATCGAACGTTGCCACAACACTTGTTCTCCCGGGTAGTGGAGCTGAGCAAAGCTGAGATGCTGAATTCTCAGAACTAGCGAGTGGGGTTGCATGAAAAGTGGGAGAAAGGCTTTATAGGAATCAGAATCCTGGAGCAACTCCAAGCCAGGACAGCTTAGGGGGACAGGTAGGGAAACTGGGTGGAATATGGGATAtagtgggag
The sequence above is a segment of the Nycticebus coucang isolate mNycCou1 chromosome 4, mNycCou1.pri, whole genome shotgun sequence genome. Coding sequences within it:
- the CRYBB2 gene encoding beta-crystallin B2 codes for the protein MASDHQTQAGKPQTLNPKIIIFEQENFQGHSHELNGPCPNLKETGVEKAGSVLVQSGPWVGYEQANCKGEQFVFEKGEYPRWDSWTSSRRTDSLSSLRPIKVDSQEHKIILYENPNFTGKKMEIIDDDVPSFHAHGYQEKVSSVRVQSGTWVGYQYPGYRGLQYLLEKGDYKDSSDFGAPHPQVQSVRRIRDMQWHQRGAFHPSN